From a single Fusarium fujikuroi IMI 58289 draft genome, chromosome FFUJ_chr03 genomic region:
- a CDS encoding related to secretory pathway protein YSY6 has protein sequence MAQTPQQRRRNEAFAKGNEAKMGKSEGQIKKRVEKVQKSPISLFWLSILGFVIFGGLVFEGISRFFG, from the exons ATG GCGCAAACTCCCCAGCAGCGACGACGCAACGAAGCCTTTGCCAAGGGCAATGAAGCCAAGATGGGCAAGTCGGAGGGTCAGATTAAGAAGCGTGTCGAGAAGGTTCAGAAGTCTCCCATCTCCCTCTTCTGGCTCT CTATCCTTGGGTTCGTAATCTTTGGTGGCCTCGTCTTCGAGGGTATCTCCCGATTCTTCGGTTAA